Proteins co-encoded in one Oreochromis aureus strain Israel breed Guangdong linkage group 3, ZZ_aureus, whole genome shotgun sequence genomic window:
- the LOC116329904 gene encoding uncharacterized protein LOC116329904, translated as MDMSMRHTLLGLFLLASAFSGNAQVKYLFESPTAILRPTRYELPIGGSVTLSCSVEGSGNWTILWYRAASFGSKEEPMTEYEGKNAIIVSQRGLYSCRGRSDSGRLTYNSDKAIIKDTLPITAILTIQPNWTQIYMGEAFTVRCEIPGGEETSWSYDWRPERFTTYYTTNERTFYNVGWEDNGNYQCRGKTVLSLTEWSNVIPVTISFKLHPVLTVSPSWLSPGASVTLSCEIEYPSEGWSYYWYKAIPNMDIKEEPYKYELLPDGSETAQTLYIITGQTHTAAYVCRAQRGRNYYYTYYSKPKFVWSADLYSAASLTVGPVEQRLGYDFVRLTCTGNSTWWRVRKFPENSVPYCSDVWKLRESVCTLYTVVSYSDDGVYWCESMSKQLSNAVNITLQDFYSGPLMVIPDDPVKKGTFVSLSCKLRIKKIFPSVAFYHNNKLIQNDSREELNFLAVSKSDEGSYKCQYSGKESPSRYMSVKSAVGPESSSFPVTARMKVVNAVAFILVMMLPMNQ; from the exons ATGGACATGAGCATGAGACACACTTTGCTGGGGTTATTCT TGCTTGCGTCAGCCTTCTCTGGCAATGCTCAAG TGAAGTACCTTTTTGAATCACCCACTGCCATACTGAGACCAACAAGGTATGAGTTACCAATAGGGGGCAGCGTGACACTGAGCTGCTCTGTGGAGGGCTCTGGCAACTGGACGATTTTGTGGTACAGAGCTGCTTCATTTGGTTCTAAAGAAGAGCCAATGACAGAATATGAAGGGAAGAACGCTATTATTGTGTCACAAAGAGGTCTCTACTCCTGCAGAGGAAGAAGCGATTCAGGTCGCCTCACATACAACAGTGATAAGGCCATCATTAAAGACACTC TTCCTATTACGGCCATTTTGACTATACAGCCCAACTGGACTCAGATATACATGGGTGAAGCattcactgtcagatgtgagatccCAGGAGGAGAAGAGACTTCCTGGAGCTATGACTGGAGACCAGAAAGGTTCACCACATATTACACAACCAATGAAAGAACCTTCTACAATGTTGGTTGGGAAGACAATGGAAATTATCAATGCAGGGGCAAAACTGTGCTTTCCTTGACAGAATGGAGTAATGTCATTCCAGTCACTATATCAT TTAAACTGCATCCTGTCCTCACCGTGTCTCCTTCATGGCTGAGTCCCGGAGCCTCAGTAACTCTGAGCTGTGAGATTGAATATCCCTCGGAGGGATGGAGCTATTACTGGTATAAAGCTATCCCTAATATGGACATAAAAGAAGAGCCCTACAAGTACGAGCTGCTACCAGATGGCAGCGAGACTGCTCAGACTTTGTACATCATTAccggacaaacacacacagcagcatatGTGTGCAGAGCACAAAGAGGAAGGAACTACTACTACACCTATTACAGTAAACCAaagtttgtctggtctgcag ATCTTTATTCAGCAGCATCTCTCACAGTCGGCCCTGTAGAGCAAAGATTAGGCTATGACTTTGTCAGACTGACCTGTACGGGAAACTCTACTTGGTGGAGAGTGAGGAAGTTCCCTGAGAATAGCGTGCCGTATTGCAGTGACGTTTGGAAACTAAGAGAATCCGTATGCACACTCTACACAGTAGTTTCATATTCAGATGATGGagtgtactggtgtgagtctATGTCAAAACAGCTCAGCAATGCAGTCAACATCACTTTACAGG atttttattctGGTCCTCTCATGGTGATCCCTGATGATCCTGTGAAAAAGGGAACTTTCGTTAGTCTTAGCTGCAAgttgagaataaaaaaaatctttcccaGTGTGGCTTTTTACCACAATAACAAACTTATCCAAAATGATTCCCGAGAGGAGCTGAACTTCTTGGCAGTGTCAAAGTCTGATGAAGGTTCctacaagtgtcagtactcagGAAAAGAGTCGCCATCACGTTACATGTCAGTTAAGT CTGCTGTGGGACCTGAAAGCTCTTCATTTCCTGTCACAGCCAGAATGAAAGTCGTGAATGCAGTCGCCTTCATCCTG